A window of Trichoderma atroviride chromosome 3, complete sequence contains these coding sequences:
- a CDS encoding uncharacterized protein (EggNog:ENOG41) translates to MNQPAAYTPLESLFLFQSLLSHGVDGGAFARISELLKGNALIKSGSTYDAARLSPEALQQLFLQLLRDEINSEAERADGDGAAAGGGGGVGGSDGSRKRKLSSPPLPTLKEVYENVDKIPILVDRLYARYRDHTVGLIREDERRFAMLQREIQLLERSEKERLAKVAASQNVTPTLAPRDPRTAAGTASTTTTPVAAGAQPPVPPSNGVAPSPGQAPAAPAGVRKGPTPNTHVPPPKPPMSGIAAPKVAPPSQLVPGTPPPRSSALPKPPNGASSVLQAPPGAPTQSTAQVLQPPTQQPPKQIISPRPETAVPQPQPPQPQTAPGTAAPGSLKWEKPYQPPQTAQAPSAEQFSPPIPPSTNNVALQKPPQTQQPQQQQISPTPPPPSQQQWQRQPVPHPQHPTPQQTQQPHAQYPPLPPHGQAAPTPQQQQARPSPAKPVLVHPQSVGQLVAPLHPGPPRPVGPGAVPQVRPPSTTPSATPGRPIQPQQQPQAHLQQQGQQPTPQTQHIQRALPAQTSLLAQKFQARGQNQRPLASATTPKGTPSVSAGGSPIPNKAAPGAITTPRWQPGASAAQHGARVAPPASPAPKDKTFNSTNAAQAPRPIPEHVIRQVAATPPVRRPSPASSVPRTPAPSSPVSLKRGFGTKWASQSTPSTPGPITSEPESPAYEPVSPPIPRTAVGKDSAKAVPKLAVPKPSPKVEATPPAKAPRGRPPRSMQKGRGASATPSATGTRRSQSVVSQTDELSLDHSVTKVKKEAAATPRLREETGDTTADESMPGRGLLGTPNSMARASKRKRQDTPTDLQGPPTHVLWTRGFTKVSSSALDQISSHRDANMFATALREKDAPNYRQIVLQPQDITSIRSAIKAGNKAALQAAASLPGGDPGTASVWLPISDDLVPPRGIINSAHLERELVHMFCNAIMYNPDPDRGPGPAFLRRSQDDEEEVVGYRLDENGVVKNTQSMFLEVEKLLGDLRAAEKDRGIPPISTTRQGSVATPAEDTAEEEDELAGDGDSASASGTAKRRRISTRS, encoded by the coding sequence ATGAATCAACCGGCCGCCTACACGCCTCTCGAGTCGCTGTTCCTGTTCCAGTCGCTGCTATCCCACGGGGTCGACGGCGGGGCGTTTGCGCGCATCTCTGAGCTTCTCAAGGGGAATGCCCTCATCAAGAGCGGCAGCACGTACGATGCTGCGCGTCTGAGCCCggaggctctgcagcagctgttcctGCAGCTGTTGCGAGATGAGATCAACAGCGAGGCGGAGCGTGCCGACGGggatggagcagcagcgggaggtggaggaggagtTGGTGGTAGCGATGGTTCGCGCAAGAGGAAACTGTCGAGCCCGCCGTTACCGACACTCAAAGAGGTGTACGAAAACGTCGACAAGATTCCGATTCTGGTCGATCGATTATACGCACGATATCGAGATCATACGGTGGGGCTGATTCGCGAGGATGAACGCCGGTTTGCGATGCTACAGAGGGAGATTCAGCTGCTGGAACGAAGCGAAAAGGAGCGGCTTGCTAAAGTGGCGGCCAGCCAGAATGTGACGCCGACACTGGCTCCGCGAGATCCAAGGACGGCAGCAGGGACAgcatcgacgacgacgacgcctgTGGCAGCGGGAGCGCAACCACCAGTGCCGCCTTCAAATGGAGTGGCTCCTTCTCCAGGAcaagcaccagcagccccagcGGGCGTCAGAAAGGGGCCAACCCCGAACACACATGTCCCGCCGCCGAAGCCTCCCATGTCCGGTATTGCAGCACCAAAGGTCGCGCCACCCAGTCAGTTGGTGCCTGGAACGCCGCCCCCTCGATCGTCTGCCTTGCCGAAACCGCCAAATGGAGCTTCTTCTGTACTCCAAGCGCCTCCTGGGGCTCCGACGCAGTCAACCGCGCAGGTACTCCAGCCACCTACAcagcagccgccaaagcAAATCATTTCTCCTCGTCCAGAGACTGCTGttccgcagccgcagccgccgcaaCCACAGACCGCTCCAGGAACAGCGGCCCCTGGTTCTCTCAAGTGGGAGAAGCCTTATCAACCTCCGCAGACGGCACAGGCTCCATCAGCTGAGCAATTCTCACCACCAATACCCCCTTCCACAAACAATGTTGCTCTTCAAAAGCCTCCTCAGACACAACaaccacagcagcaacaaatATCGCCGACACCGCCACCACCGtctcagcagcagtggcaaCGACAGCCAGTACCACATCCACAACATCCAACTCCTCAGCAAACACAACAGCCACATGCTCAGTATCCTCCACTACCTCCGCACGGACAAGCTGCACCCACaccacaacaacagcagGCTCGTCCAAGCCCAGCAAAGCCTGTTCTCGTCCACCCTCAGTCTGTAGGACAGCTGGTCGCTCCTCTACACCCTGGACCTCCTCGTCCAGTTGGGCCAGGCGCGGTGCCGCAAGTTCGCccaccatcaacaacgccCTCAGCTACCCCAGGGCGCCCTATCCAACCTCAGCAACAGCCCCAAGctcatctgcagcagcagggtcAACAGCCAACCCCTCAAACTCAACATATCCAGAGAGCACTGCCAGCCCAAACGTCTTTACTCGCCCAGAAATTCCAGGCTAGGGGCCAGAATCAGCGGCCACTTGCTTCCGCAACTACTCCCAAAGGAACACCTTCGGTTTCTGCCGGTGGATCTCCCATCCCCAACAAGGCAGCTCCTGGAGCAATTACGACGCCGCGATGGCAGCCGGGCGCTTCTGCAGCACAGCACGGGGCCCGAGTCGcgcctcctgcttctcctgcgcCTAAAGATAAGACGTTCAACTCGACGAATGCTGCCCAAGCGCCGCGCCCTATCCCAGAGCATGTGATTCGGCAGGTTGCTGCTACGCCGCCTGTGAGGCGTCCTAGTCCGGCGTCCTCCGTGCCACGGACTCCAGCACCGTCCAGTCCCGTGTCCCTTAAACGAGGTTTCGGAACGAAATGGGCCTCTCAGTCGACGCCGTCTACACCCGGTCCTATAACATCGGAGCCAGAGAGCCCGGCGTATGAGCCTGTTAGCCCTCCTATTCCAAGAACTGCAGTCGGAAAGGACTCGGCCAAGGCAGTTCCCAAGTTGGCTGTACCGAAACCGAGTCCGAAAGTCGAAGCAACACCCCCTGCAAAGGCGCCCCGCGGGCGACCCCCGCGATCGATGCAGAAAGGCCGCGGTGCGAGCGCAACTCCATCTGCTACGGGCACGAGGAGAAGCCAGTCCGTGGTGTCTCAAACAGATGAGCTCTCCCTAGATCATTCCGTGACTaaagtgaagaaggaagctgctgccacgcCGCGTCTTCGTGAAGAAACCGGCGATACCACTGCCGATGAAAGCATGCCAGGACGTGGCCTCTTAGGCACACCAAATAGTATGGCCCGTGCATCCAAGCGGAAGCGGCAAGATACCCCTACTGACCTTCAAGGCCCTCCAACGCACGTTCTATGGACTAGAGGATTCACAAAGGTCTCCTCGTCCGCCCTCGATCAGATATCAAGTCACCGCGACGCAAACATGTTTGCGACTGCTCTGCGAGAGAAAGACGCGCCGAATTATAGGCAGATTGTACTGCAACCGCAAGACATTACGTCTATTCGTTCTGCGATCAAGGCAGGTAACAAGGCAGCACTGCAAGCAGCAGCTAGTCTGCCCGGTGGTGATCCTGGTACGGCAAGTGTCTGGCTCCCCATCTCTGATGATCTCGTCCCTCCCAGAGGAATTATCAACAGCGCTCATCTTGAGCGCGAGCTGGTACACATGTTCTGTAATGCGATCATGTACAACCCAGATCCAGATCGCGGCCCCGGGCCAGCATTCTTGAGGAGATCtcaggacgacgaggaag